The sequence below is a genomic window from Lolium perenne isolate Kyuss_39 chromosome 4, Kyuss_2.0, whole genome shotgun sequence.
TACAAGTCGATAGATCATAGATAGGGCAATCCGTTTCGTCCAGCCAGCTAGAAACATAAGCTTATTATACAGATATAGTTACAGGCTCTCATTTACTATTACTGTCATCATGTTTACCAGAACAGGGGAGGCCAGGGTGCGCGCGCGGTTGCGGATCGTCGCGCCAGCGGGGAAATGACCATTTCAAACTCGCGAGCGGTTCCCTTTGGCTTCCCCTCTCCTTGTCGATCGCGTCGCACGCATCCTGCCATAAGCATGCCGCAGCATGCATGCTTGTCCCCACGTTTTTCCTCACGTCCCCTCTCGATCCTTCCATTGCCGCACCGCCACCGCACGATGATAACAAACTCCTCCTCGTCTCGTCTCTATAAGAAACCGCCTCCGCGAGCCCCCACGATCCAGTCGGTCGATCCAGCACGGTTGGTGGAGCTAGCAGAGGCCATCGATCGACACCGCCGAAACCCTCCCTCTCGTCAATCTCGTTTCGCCAGCACGCGCGTCCGACAGTCGAGATGCCGCCAATGGTGACCGCAACGACGGACTCCGCCGCCCGACGATTCGCCGTGGCCTGCGGCGTGCTCAGCCGGTTAGTCAAGGCGGCCGGCCCggtgccgatgccgatgccgatgtcggcgtacggcgcggcggcgcgcgtTGGGGCCTTGCAGGGACCCGACGGCCCGCCGGCTGACGGGGCGCAGCAGCTGACGATCTTCTACGGGGGGAGGGTGGTGGTGCTCGACGGCTGCACGCCGGCCGGGGCCGCCGAGCTGATCCGgtacgcagcggcggcggcgacccCGCCTGCTgccgcggcggcgacggcgctcgTGGACATACCCATCGCGAGGAAGGCGTCGCTGCAGCGGTTCCTCTCCAAGCGCAAGGACAGATCCGTCACGGCCCTCGAGGGTCCACCGTACAGTCGTCCGGAggaggcggcgccgccgccgccggcgaagaAGCGCAAGACCGAAGCTTCTTCCTGGCTCGCCCTGGGTAGCTTAGGAGACATGCACGCGCAGCGATCCATCGCCTAAACATGCATCGACCTGTGACGTGACAGCTTCCCTGCTGGCGGTGACAAGTGAAGTaggatgtttttatttttttatttttttcagggTGAGTAGGATGTTATTAGTAACAACTACTGATAttacggaaattcaattcggcacatGCTCTCTCCATCTAAATTTTTTTTTGTGATTATTAAAAAAATTAATAAAAAATTTCTTTGTAAATCTCAACAATTTATGTGCGCACATATAAGAAAAAGATATTTTGTTTTGTTGATGAAAGGCAAAACGAGAATAAATTTTGTACTTACACGATGTGGATATTTTCTTCACAATCAATTTGTTCTTCGAGATTCCTGTCCACCTGCCCAGCAACTGGGTATGGCCCATATGCCATAGGCATACCCTGCAGCCCAGCCATGCAACCGTATGTTCGCCAAGCCATATGCATCGCTCAAGGACGTCTGCCTGCATGTTTGTCAAGTTATAAGCCCTAGCTATGCCCACCATGCATGCTCGTAACTACTACGGTAGTGGATGATTAGCTACGAGGATGACTGATCAAGTAATTACTTAGCTATTGTTAGTGCGCGTTCTAGTAGTACTAGTAAactgcacgtgctttgcacgtcacatACCAAGCAAAACAACGTAAGACAAATGTAGATCCAATTTAACTCAAATATCTATAGTTACGTCAAACAAATTAAGTACATCCAAATTACTATGGTATACATTAACATAGTTGAATGACCGCGCATTGCCACGACCCGAAAATATTTTTATGGTtccgttctggtataacaaaaaGATATtctaaaaatgtttaaattttcaCTTTGCATAATTCAACATCATATGCATAGAAAGCTTTTTTTTTCTGGTAAACACCAATAGTATCTTCAAATCTCACTCAATTTTTTAAAATAATCTTTACCAAATTGATACAATACAACACCAATGGAAATAATTTGGTAATTCATACAACTTATTTCTAATTTTACAATATGAATTCAATAGTTAAATATTACAGTATTTCTCTACGTGATTAAATTTGAAAGGCAGCCCGTATTTTTTAGGACGTCACTGTCATGTTTTAACACAAAATGAAGTGCATAGTTAGTATTCAGCTGGTGGTCGCGTACTACCATCAGCTACACAGTGCAGACATCGCAGCCTCACCAAAATGCTTTTTCCAATCTGTTGCTCACGTACACGGACAGCAAGCGGCGGCGAGGGACTTTGGCCGCCTCACGATAGTCCGCCCAACGACCTTCGTCCAGCCGTCGAGAAGCGCCTCCAGGCTCTCCAGCTCTTCCCGCACGCACACCTGCCTGTGGATACACGCGCGGATCAAATTCGATGAGATGCGTTGGTCCAGGTCGAGGCGGCACAGGCAGGCATATGTCGCGGCTGGCATCCGCGCACACGCCGCTGGACCGGATCGCCGCCTTCCTCGCGGAGCAGAGGACAACCGGATCAGAAGGCCGCCTTCCTCGAGGAGAGCCGCGGAGGGTCCATCGGTTGGCAAAGGCCTTCAGGTCCTGCCATGGGGCTACAGATCGCGGGGGACGGGGTGAGCTCGAGGGCAAGGCGCTGTTCCCGTCTCGGGTAAAGGAGGGGCCGATTTTGAGGAGGTCCCGATCTCCAGCAGTGTGGTCGCCTCGTGGCTTCGTGCCGGCGGCCGCGGCATCCCCCGTCGTTCGCCATCGCTCGGAGAAAGAAGTGAGGAGATTGGGCAGCGGCCTCTCCCGTCGGTCACCGCCGCTCAGAGGAGAAAGGAGCGCGTCCCCCGTCGTTCGTCGCTGCTCGGGCCGCGGTCTATCCCGTCGGTCGTCGCTGCTCAGAGGAGATCGGGTAGTTGAGCATCTTTTCCGGAGAAGGAGGACGCGAATAGCCAAGGTGGTTCTAGAATGTCGTGGACCCATCTGCGATGTACTGTTCATGACGAATCCAGTTTTTCTCAGCTGTTGGATTTTGTAGATCAACGGCTCAAATTGATGATTCAGATTCAGTTCAAAACTGCTACATTATATAGGGGTATAGATATGAGCTAGCTGCTTAGTATAGTATGAACCGATCATTTAGTCAGTTTATAATTAGTCTTTCGTAGTCAGGTATACAATTAAGTTTTATATGTTTTGTCGTAACTTTCCATAGTATAGTATGAGTACGTTAAATTAAATTTTATAATGCTGCTGAAATGATTATCTAGCGGTGGAATACTTTGAAAATTTAGGATCGAATGCGTCAACAAAAATCTAGTTTAATGTTGGAATGCCCCGTCGATGGTGGATGTGTTTGACAATTTAACTTTTTATTATGATGAATCGCTTTTTATTTACTCCCTCGGTTCATATTATTTGTCACTAACATAGatatatctagaactaaaatgtgtctagatacatccatattagcgataattaatatgaatcgaatgaagaaaatattttttatttctttttcgtATTCTAAGAAAAAACTCATTCTCCATAAACATGCTAAAGTTTTGGTGCGGCATACCCATTGCTAAAATCCTAGGTCCGCCAACCGCCGTGGTAGATGGGAAGATAGCTATTTTTCTTCTTTTTATATGAATCTCAAAGCAAAATAAATGTAGCTAGAAACACCCACATCTATAGTATATTATGGAAAACATCTGTAAAATATGAATCTAGTAGCACATTGGACAGAAATTTGGCTGGTCCAAGAAGCCATCTCCAatgtatatataacttcaagcatgaagggtatcacaaagtaaagtgcataagtaaagagctcgagtatagaaataaccgaggcacacggGAGATGATGATTTATCACGAAGTTCACGCTCTTGcgggtgctaatctccgttggagaggtgcagtgacttagtgctcccgaacgccacaagaggcctcaccttgaggtgtggttgctcgatgcagacCAATGCCACAAAAGCTTCAACCCAAGATGCGGTAGTCACACCACACACACCAAGCGCCACAAAGACCTCACCTTATTCTCTGGtgtccctcgccacaaaggcctaggtcacggttccactaagggatttccttcgaggtagAAACCGGGCTTTACAGaaagcttggggcacacatccacaacttaattggaggctcccaacaaatccccACAAAGGCCTAAAATCCGTCtagagagtaacaactttcttgctttcacctctatCGATCATCgtagagaactcaaaccgatgcaccaaatccaatcgcaagaacaccactaagatgctccagaccttctctctcaaattcgaacaaagctacaaaagttaTTTGGAGAAtaaaagaggaagaacaaataggaagATTGATAGATCCAAATTTTGATGCTTTTTACTACGGATTTTTCACCGTTTATCACTCGTATTCATTGGGATTTCATTGAATTTTGTGTCTCAACTAATgttaatatagcaatccatgcgaaCCTTGTTTTGAATTATGTATCTCAGAAACCGTCATTTATGGAGGATCCGGGGACATGTATGAACTGATTGCAGCAAAAGAAAGACATTTCTTTTAAAAGCCAAATTCAACCTGGCGAAGCAAAGGGTTTAGCGGGCATCCGTACGCGCCGCCACTTTCCCAAATAAAGGGAAACTCTTTTCGTAAAGGGGCGCCAAGGCATACTGTACTCTGAGTGTTCTGTATGTCTGTACTTGGCGAAACAAAAGTTGAGCTGCTAAACCTAGCTAGCTTGGTGGGAAGTATAGGGCGCGTTTAGTATTCTGGGCaccccttggctcgcatcggcccAGTATTTTTCGGACTGTTTGGTTCCCTGAGCTCAGTCGCGTTCTTGCATAGCACGGGTTTTAAAGAACCCATGGACAGGGCCTAGAGGAATGCCCAGTTTGACAGTTTCTCCAAGGCCAGGCCTTAGTGAGACGAATATCGACAACGCCGTCCGCGCGGGCGCTCCACCTCGGCATGGCGAGAGAAGCCAAAATCCCAGCGGCTTTGCGCGGAAAAGGTAGCGGTAACCTCCCTATTCGGTTACCCTCTCCATTAGCCCCCTCCCAAATGTTCCATTCCCCCAATTTTCgcaccggcggcagcggcggcccaGATCTGGCAGCGCACATCTCCCTTCGGTCTCTGGCGCCAGACCAGGGTCCTCTTTTCCAGCCGCGGTAGAGCCTGCGCACATCTACGGTGGCTTTCGGCCGTGTCCGCCGTCCGCCATGACGGAGGTAAGGGGAAACTCCTCTGCTCTATTGTACTCTCAGATTCACGTTGGTAGAACTAGTTAGGTTgtgacataggtatgcctaacAGGCATGTCGAATAAGTACCCAGGGTCTATAGGAAAGTATGAAGCCCATGAACTCGGAGCTttggtgtcgtcgtggtgaacagatagatgccataggatggcttaagttggggccgaatgggcgctagaggattcgggtgagggttttTGGTAAGGATGGGATGGATTCCAGATGGATCTcctaagaacttggccttggccagaggtagaagaagaagaagaagaacacaagagcTTTCTCCCCTTCAGATCTTTCTATTCATTGATCACAAGAGGTTACATGTTTCTGGATACAAGATTGGACATAGCTCAtgcccgcgatggggtgtgccccctctccttatataggggagagggtggcttacaggggaagaaaccctaggaaaccctaatggtatctttgactagacaaactactttacaaagcctctttaatcactggtgacgccggtatctctttaatcagggaggctgacgtcctccggatgctttcagcgtcaccttcctctttggcgtcagggcttcgtttaaagctaatttgcttagctcatccttgtcctctagctcttgagagaatctttgaccagtcttgccgacgtgctacagtgcacctcttaccggtaatccggtgtcttcttagctcatTCCGGTATACACCTCCTagggataccggtatagacttACTTAGCCAATCGCTTGGCTTCACAGCccggaataacctttaaaccggtatcttgatagctCAAACCTTCCGGTTTGCCAGGCCTTTGGCCTACCAGGGGTCATCCCccaaacattagtccccgaagctggtatagtccggtggatcctatcaacggaccatgccaggttcacaTCACTCAATGTACCGGTTTATCTTTTACGGCACCCGGTTCATATCTTTCGGCATCTCTGCCAGaccttctctttctttctttccggATCCTTCCGGTATCTATGACATTAAACTcttcctcggtgaagtcgagaatttctcgggtacagtgcctgtcagagacatgcgcactgtttctgacgcgccagtgccaggggtcacttcccttcggcttctgcgctagCATTTATGGCGCCGCACCAGATCCTCGCAGCCGTTCTGGAT
It includes:
- the LOC127301375 gene encoding protein TIFY 11a-like — translated: MPPMVTATTDSAARRFAVACGVLSRLVKAAGPVPMPMPMSAYGAAARVGALQGPDGPPADGAQQLTIFYGGRVVVLDGCTPAGAAELIRYAAAAATPPAAAAATALVDIPIARKASLQRFLSKRKDRSVTALEGPPYSRPEEAAPPPPAKKRKTEASSWLALGSLGDMHAQRSIA